A single genomic interval of Thermotoga sp. Mc24 harbors:
- a CDS encoding ABC transporter ATP-binding protein, producing MSPERFLLRYAKKYWYLFLVGTVFSLILTVLEVLPPRLMKTAIDKFLIGNTVSSVERLKGIVLTAFFILGINTLSFLVGFANSYVTGYAGSKIVLLMRKDVFSHVISLPYSFFTGIPSGVVTTRIVNDTQNIQEFFSSVVTSVIMDVLLLGAVVVSLIQLSRELFGHVYYLLPLIVISILLFRYFDRRAYRKVRTNLARLNAFLAEHIAGIGVIKILNLEKHKEKEFSTVATEYYRSLMEQLYVFGVFRPLMDFLYFLGVSLVLWYGARYIADKTLGFGSLYAFVSYLDMFFRPLRDLSEKYDIIQNSMASSEKILNLLKEKPEVTGNSDGPDKISKGYVRFENVWFSYDGKNWVLKDINLDFQPGKLYAIVGETGGGKSTLMSLINGLYIPQKGSIFIDEIPLLEYNLKLVRKQIAAVPQDVLLFSGTILDNIRLFDENIPEERVLEALKKVHALDIIERLPGGVYYEIVERGTTLSAGERQLIALARAVLFDAKIFILDEATSNVDVITETKIQEALEELSKDRTVIMIAHRLSTVKDVDEIVVVHNGRIVEKGNHYELLEKRGFYYNLYKIQFENA from the coding sequence TTGAGCCCAGAAAGGTTTCTGCTAAGGTACGCTAAAAAATACTGGTATCTTTTTCTTGTAGGAACTGTGTTCTCTCTGATTCTCACGGTGCTGGAAGTCCTTCCACCCCGTTTGATGAAAACGGCGATAGATAAGTTCCTTATTGGGAACACCGTTTCTTCGGTTGAACGATTGAAAGGGATTGTGTTAACAGCTTTCTTTATTCTGGGAATTAATACCCTTTCCTTTCTGGTGGGGTTTGCGAATTCTTATGTAACAGGTTACGCAGGCTCAAAGATAGTTCTTCTGATGAGAAAAGATGTGTTTTCCCATGTTATTTCTCTTCCGTATTCTTTTTTCACAGGAATACCTTCCGGAGTGGTTACCACCAGGATCGTTAACGACACACAGAATATCCAGGAGTTCTTCTCTTCCGTTGTGACCAGCGTGATTATGGATGTTCTCCTTTTGGGAGCGGTTGTTGTTTCTCTCATCCAGCTCAGCCGAGAACTTTTTGGCCACGTTTATTACCTCTTACCCCTCATCGTCATTTCGATCCTCCTGTTCAGATACTTCGACAGGAGGGCTTATCGTAAGGTCAGAACCAACCTTGCCCGTCTCAATGCCTTTCTGGCGGAACACATAGCGGGTATCGGCGTGATAAAAATTTTGAATCTGGAAAAACACAAAGAAAAGGAATTTTCCACAGTAGCCACAGAGTATTACAGGTCACTGATGGAACAACTCTACGTCTTCGGTGTCTTTCGTCCTCTCATGGATTTTCTTTACTTTCTTGGAGTGAGTCTTGTTCTGTGGTACGGTGCCAGATATATCGCGGATAAAACCCTTGGCTTCGGTTCTCTATACGCTTTTGTGTCTTACCTTGATATGTTCTTCAGACCTCTCAGAGATCTCTCCGAAAAGTACGATATAATCCAGAATTCCATGGCTTCCTCCGAGAAAATTTTGAACCTCTTGAAAGAAAAGCCAGAGGTCACGGGAAATTCAGATGGACCGGATAAGATATCAAAAGGTTATGTTCGTTTTGAGAACGTATGGTTTTCTTACGATGGGAAAAACTGGGTGTTGAAAGACATAAATCTGGATTTTCAACCGGGAAAACTGTACGCAATAGTGGGAGAAACAGGTGGTGGTAAATCCACTCTCATGAGCTTGATAAATGGTCTTTACATACCGCAGAAGGGAAGCATATTCATTGATGAGATTCCGCTTCTGGAATACAATTTAAAGCTTGTGAGAAAACAAATAGCGGCTGTCCCGCAAGATGTACTGCTGTTTAGTGGAACGATTCTCGATAACATCAGGCTTTTCGATGAAAACATACCGGAAGAACGGGTTCTTGAAGCCCTGAAAAAAGTCCATGCTCTGGATATAATAGAGAGGTTACCTGGAGGTGTTTATTACGAAATAGTTGAAAGAGGAACTACTCTCTCAGCGGGTGAGAGACAACTCATAGCGCTCGCGAGGGCTGTTTTGTTTGATGCGAAGATTTTCATTCTCGATGAGGCAACAAGCAACGTAGATGTTATAACAGAGACAAAGATTCAGGAGGCCTTAGAGGAGCTTTCAAAGGATAGAACTGTGATAATGATCGCACACAGACTCTCTACTGTGAAAGACGTCGATGAGATAGTGGTAGTCCACAATGGTAGGATTGTAGAGAAAGGCAATCACTATGAACTGTTAGAGAAGAGAGGATTTTACTACAACCTTTACAAGATACAGTTCGAAAATGCGTAG
- the feoB gene encoding ferrous iron transport protein B, protein MPVKSPTRRSETSQKTVKVALAGCPNVGKTSLFNALTGTKQYVANWPGVTVEKKEGIFTYKGYTINLIDLPGTYSLGYSSIDEKIARDYLLKGDADLVILVADSVNPEQSLYLLLEILEMEKKVILAMTAIDEAKKIGIKIDRYELQKHLGIPVVFTSSVTGEGLKELKEKIVEYAQKNTILHKMILNYGEKVESEIKKVERFLGDKKVRINLRYFALKYLSGDPEFYSEGVKLGLPELSEEERIGYRLLIAKRKREYVESVVKEAFANAGSKSLSLSEAIDHVLTHKFLSFPLFFALMYLVFKFTFDIAQVFSDLLDLLFSQLGSAVVSTFGENAFTSLISDGIIGGVGSVLVFTPNIFAMFLALGFLEESGYLPRAAFVMDRIMEKFKLSGRAFMSLILGFGCNVPSIMATRAIDDPRERLVTVLITPFISCSARLPVYLLILRIFFPESSAAMLFMIYSLSILITLLSSVVINWLFYRGRTSPLILELPRYRMPTFKNLYIYTWNRGKHFLKKAGTIIFVSAILIWVLSYFPSGGDIENSFSAMIGKSLEWIFKPFGYSWKIVTSLFYGAVAKEVVVSTMSMLYGFEEETFLGAKEALSAEMDPVSAIAFLIFVMAYIPCFATIATIYSETGSLKWTLFSIGYSFAVAYVLSLIILYTGKLVVMLI, encoded by the coding sequence ATGCCGGTGAAAAGTCCCACTCGCAGAAGTGAAACTTCTCAAAAAACCGTGAAAGTTGCTCTCGCGGGATGTCCAAACGTTGGAAAGACAAGCCTTTTCAATGCTCTGACCGGCACAAAGCAATACGTCGCCAACTGGCCCGGTGTGACAGTCGAGAAAAAAGAAGGTATCTTCACATACAAAGGATACACCATCAATCTGATAGACCTCCCTGGAACCTACTCGCTTGGATACTCCTCAATAGATGAGAAGATAGCCCGTGACTATCTACTGAAAGGTGACGCCGATCTTGTGATACTCGTTGCAGACTCAGTCAATCCAGAGCAGAGTCTGTATCTACTTCTTGAAATACTTGAAATGGAGAAAAAAGTGATCCTCGCCATGACAGCCATAGACGAAGCAAAAAAGATAGGAATAAAAATCGATCGTTATGAACTTCAGAAACATCTGGGAATCCCGGTGGTTTTCACTTCTTCCGTTACTGGAGAGGGTCTGAAAGAACTCAAGGAAAAGATCGTTGAGTACGCACAGAAAAACACGATTCTTCACAAAATGATTCTGAACTACGGAGAAAAAGTAGAATCTGAGATAAAAAAAGTGGAAAGATTCCTCGGAGATAAAAAGGTGAGAATCAACCTGAGGTATTTCGCTTTGAAATACCTCTCAGGGGATCCGGAATTTTACTCAGAGGGTGTGAAGCTGGGACTTCCAGAACTGAGCGAAGAAGAAAGGATCGGCTATCGCCTTCTCATAGCGAAAAGAAAGAGAGAATACGTTGAAAGCGTTGTGAAGGAAGCCTTTGCAAACGCAGGGTCGAAATCTCTTTCTCTATCCGAAGCCATAGATCATGTTCTGACCCACAAGTTTCTTTCGTTTCCGCTGTTCTTTGCCCTCATGTATCTCGTCTTCAAATTCACCTTCGACATCGCGCAGGTCTTTTCGGACTTGCTGGATCTGCTCTTTTCCCAGTTGGGATCCGCTGTTGTCAGCACTTTCGGAGAGAACGCTTTCACATCGTTGATATCCGATGGGATCATCGGCGGAGTGGGGAGCGTTCTGGTGTTCACACCGAACATCTTTGCTATGTTCCTTGCGCTCGGTTTTCTGGAAGAGAGCGGGTATCTTCCCAGAGCCGCATTCGTGATGGACAGAATCATGGAAAAATTCAAGCTGAGCGGTAGAGCGTTCATGTCCCTCATACTCGGGTTCGGATGTAATGTGCCTTCTATCATGGCCACCCGTGCCATAGATGATCCGAGAGAAAGGCTCGTGACCGTTCTCATCACTCCCTTTATCAGTTGTAGCGCAAGACTTCCAGTGTACCTTCTCATTCTGAGAATTTTCTTCCCTGAGTCCTCTGCTGCTATGCTCTTTATGATCTACTCTCTCAGTATTCTGATAACCCTCCTTTCATCGGTTGTCATAAACTGGCTGTTCTACAGGGGAAGGACTTCACCACTCATTCTGGAACTGCCGAGGTACAGAATGCCCACATTCAAGAATCTGTACATCTACACCTGGAACAGGGGAAAGCACTTTCTGAAAAAAGCCGGAACGATCATATTCGTTTCTGCCATTCTTATCTGGGTTTTGAGTTATTTCCCATCAGGCGGAGACATTGAGAACAGCTTCTCCGCGATGATAGGAAAATCCTTGGAGTGGATCTTCAAGCCCTTCGGATACTCCTGGAAGATAGTGACATCGCTCTTCTACGGGGCTGTAGCGAAGGAAGTGGTCGTCTCGACTATGTCGATGCTCTATGGATTCGAGGAAGAAACATTCTTGGGTGCAAAGGAAGCTCTGTCTGCGGAAATGGACCCTGTGTCAGCCATAGCGTTTCTCATCTTCGTCATGGCGTACATACCGTGTTTCGCAACTATCGCAACCATATATTCTGAAACGGGAAGTTTGAAGTGGACCCTTTTCTCAATAGGGTACTCCTTTGCAGTTGCGTACGTATTGTCCCTGATCATACTTTATACCGGAAAACTGGTGGTGATGCTCATATGA
- a CDS encoding DUF362 domain-containing protein, with translation MEKVWFLNISSYEEVSARLRELLDQHFSYLFSPSDKVLVKPNLISARKPEEAVTTHPIILKTVLEFLLDLGTKPFVADSPAFSSFKRVVKVTGVEDVCENLGVPCVPLDDPVEVNGEVFQKIKISRKVLEADKVVNLPKLKTHSQMVMTLGVKNTFGCVVGLEKSSWHMRAKNYDDFANLLIDIHRIVSPVLTILDGVEGMEGNGPTNGRKKHFGLVAASKNAFALDDAICKALGIDHVVYTVQQAREKRIVPNYETIGTFHASIELPSTVSTLDRLSRTFSRFFVKYPKIDTRKCVKCRLCEERCPASAIDISSQRINYQKCIRCYVCHEVCPQDAIRLVRRLI, from the coding sequence CTGGAAAAGGTCTGGTTCCTGAACATCTCCAGTTATGAAGAAGTCAGCGCAAGGCTCAGAGAACTCCTTGACCAGCACTTTTCCTACCTGTTTTCACCATCCGATAAGGTTCTTGTCAAACCCAACCTCATATCCGCTCGAAAGCCCGAAGAAGCAGTTACAACTCATCCTATTATTTTGAAAACTGTTCTCGAATTTCTGCTTGATCTCGGTACAAAACCATTTGTGGCGGACAGTCCAGCTTTTAGCAGTTTCAAAAGAGTGGTGAAAGTCACAGGTGTTGAGGATGTTTGTGAAAATCTGGGCGTCCCATGTGTTCCTTTAGACGATCCGGTGGAAGTCAATGGAGAGGTGTTTCAAAAGATAAAAATCTCCAGGAAAGTTCTCGAAGCAGACAAGGTGGTTAATCTTCCAAAGTTAAAGACCCACTCTCAAATGGTTATGACACTCGGAGTAAAAAACACCTTCGGATGTGTGGTGGGACTTGAAAAATCTTCTTGGCATATGAGAGCAAAGAATTACGACGATTTTGCGAATCTGCTGATAGACATTCACCGAATCGTATCTCCAGTTCTCACGATCCTCGACGGTGTGGAAGGCATGGAAGGAAACGGCCCCACAAACGGAAGAAAGAAACACTTTGGCCTTGTGGCTGCTTCGAAAAACGCTTTCGCTCTCGACGACGCTATTTGCAAAGCTTTAGGAATAGATCACGTTGTTTACACAGTTCAACAAGCGAGAGAGAAGAGAATAGTCCCCAATTATGAAACCATAGGAACATTCCACGCCTCCATAGAACTTCCTTCCACCGTCTCGACTCTTGATAGGCTCTCTAGAACCTTCTCAAGATTCTTCGTGAAGTATCCAAAGATCGACACCAGAAAGTGTGTGAAGTGCCGGCTCTGTGAGGAGCGATGCCCCGCCTCGGCCATAGATATCTCCTCCCAGAGAATCAACTACCAGAAATGCATAAGATGCTACGTCTGTCATGAGGTCTGTCCTCAGGACGCTATAAGACTCGTCAGAAGACTCATATAG
- a CDS encoding M24 family metallopeptidase: MDRSERLIQLISEKEADAFLIMNIENSAKASSVYFSGFTGSFSIILISENTRLLITDSRYTVQAKQETDFEVREVKGGDFIDVLKKAVDDLRIRTIALEEERISLSLFRRISSAFGDRKFVGIDDEVKQMRMVKDEGEIEKIKRAIDISERAFLETIQQIKAGMTEKEIAALLEYTMRKEGAEGVAFDTIVASGYRSALPHGKASDKVIERGDVIVIDFGAIYENYCADITRVVSIGEPSDEVKEVHSIVLKAQERALKVAKAGVTGKLLDSAARDFIREKGYGEFFGHSLGHGIGLEVHEGPAISFRNDSPLPENAVFTVEPGIYLEGKFGIRIEEDVVLREQGCEILTTLPRSIFVV, from the coding sequence ATGGACAGATCAGAAAGATTGATTCAACTCATCTCCGAAAAAGAAGCAGACGCTTTTCTGATAATGAACATAGAAAACTCCGCCAAGGCATCTTCGGTTTATTTTTCCGGGTTCACCGGATCTTTTTCCATCATTCTCATCTCCGAAAACACGAGGCTTCTCATAACCGATTCCAGATACACAGTTCAGGCCAAGCAGGAAACGGATTTCGAGGTGAGGGAAGTAAAAGGTGGAGATTTCATTGATGTTCTCAAAAAAGCGGTGGATGATCTGAGAATAAGAACGATAGCCCTGGAAGAAGAAAGGATTTCTCTTTCACTTTTTCGGAGAATCTCGAGCGCCTTTGGAGATAGAAAGTTTGTAGGAATAGATGACGAAGTCAAACAAATGAGAATGGTGAAAGACGAAGGAGAAATAGAGAAGATAAAACGAGCGATAGATATCTCTGAAAGAGCCTTCCTCGAAACAATTCAACAGATAAAAGCAGGAATGACAGAGAAAGAGATCGCCGCACTTCTCGAGTACACGATGAGAAAAGAAGGAGCGGAGGGTGTGGCTTTCGACACCATAGTGGCCTCAGGATATAGGTCCGCACTTCCACACGGCAAAGCCTCGGACAAGGTAATTGAGAGAGGAGACGTGATTGTAATAGATTTTGGAGCTATATATGAGAATTACTGTGCCGATATTACCCGTGTTGTTTCCATAGGAGAACCCTCCGATGAAGTGAAGGAAGTTCACAGTATAGTTCTCAAAGCACAGGAAAGGGCTCTCAAAGTGGCAAAGGCAGGAGTGACGGGAAAGCTACTCGATTCGGCTGCCAGGGATTTTATACGGGAGAAAGGTTACGGTGAGTTCTTCGGGCACAGTTTGGGACATGGAATAGGCCTCGAAGTACATGAAGGACCGGCCATAAGCTTCAGAAACGATTCTCCACTTCCAGAAAACGCTGTTTTCACCGTGGAACCCGGAATTTATCTGGAGGGAAAGTTCGGTATAAGGATAGAAGAAGATGTGGTCTTGAGAGAGCAGGGCTGTGAAATACTCACCACATTGCCGAGGTCTATCTTCGTTGTCTGA
- the aguA gene encoding xylan alpha-(1->2)-glucuronosidase, with protein MDYRMCWLEYRGLPADVAKKLKDWFSSVSILEPGSSVLKDEIRRFSERSIGITPGFYSRPLKKEKYIMVGCLESLPIKFDENLGEEGFILKTIEWNGSKVLIVTGETEKSLVYGIFDLMKRIRLGEDIEKMNVLEKPKAKFRMLNHWDNLDGTIERGYAGSSIFFKDNRIIINQRTKDYARLLASIGINGVVVNNVNVKKREVYLIDSIYLEKLKKLADIFREYGIKIYLSINFASPVYLGGLDTADPLDERVARWWREKAKEIYDYIPDFGGFLVKADSEFNPGPYMFGRTHAEGANMLARALAPFGGVVIWRAFVYNCLQDWRDYKTDRAKAAYDNFKPLDGQFDDNVIIQIKYGPMDFQVREPVNPLFGGMEKTNQILELQITQEYTGQQIHLCFLGTLWKEILEFDTFAKGEGSYVKRIVDGTLFDRKNNGFAGVSNVGDSVNWTGHDLAQANLYAFGRLSWNPDEEIERVVEEWIKLTFGDDEKVLKNVSYMLMKSHRTYEKYTTPFGLGWMVNPGHHYGPNPEGYEYSKWGTYHRANWEAIGVDRTSKGTGYTLQYHSPWKEIYDDINTCPEDLLLFFHRVRYDHRLKSGKTLLQTMYDLHFEGVEEVEEFIKKWEELKDRVPSDIFERVKERLHMQLEHAKEWCDVINTYFYRRTGIPDERGRKIYP; from the coding sequence GTGGACTACAGGATGTGCTGGCTGGAGTACAGAGGTCTACCAGCTGACGTTGCCAAAAAACTCAAAGACTGGTTTTCAAGTGTTTCCATTCTGGAACCCGGTTCCTCAGTTTTGAAAGATGAGATCAGAAGGTTTTCTGAAAGATCGATTGGTATCACTCCCGGATTTTATTCCAGACCTCTGAAGAAAGAAAAATACATCATGGTGGGGTGTTTGGAATCCCTTCCCATCAAGTTCGATGAGAATCTTGGTGAGGAAGGTTTCATACTGAAAACGATCGAGTGGAACGGTTCGAAAGTCCTGATTGTAACTGGCGAGACGGAGAAGTCGCTTGTTTACGGGATTTTTGATTTGATGAAGAGAATAAGACTCGGCGAGGATATTGAAAAGATGAACGTCCTGGAGAAGCCGAAAGCGAAATTTCGTATGCTTAACCACTGGGACAATCTCGATGGAACGATCGAGAGAGGATACGCAGGGAGCTCCATTTTTTTCAAAGACAACAGAATTATCATAAATCAGAGGACGAAAGACTACGCCAGACTTTTAGCCTCAATAGGTATAAACGGTGTTGTTGTAAACAATGTGAACGTCAAAAAGCGAGAAGTTTATTTGATAGATTCTATCTATCTTGAAAAATTGAAGAAATTGGCCGATATCTTCAGAGAGTATGGAATTAAGATCTATCTAAGTATAAACTTCGCTTCTCCTGTTTATTTAGGGGGACTGGATACAGCCGATCCTCTCGACGAAAGAGTGGCTCGCTGGTGGAGAGAAAAAGCGAAGGAAATATACGATTATATTCCGGATTTTGGAGGATTTCTTGTCAAGGCCGATTCTGAGTTCAATCCTGGACCGTACATGTTTGGAAGAACGCACGCAGAAGGTGCAAACATGCTTGCAAGGGCATTGGCACCGTTCGGAGGAGTAGTAATATGGAGAGCTTTCGTTTACAACTGCCTTCAAGACTGGAGAGATTACAAGACGGACAGAGCAAAGGCGGCCTATGACAACTTCAAACCTCTTGACGGGCAGTTCGATGACAACGTGATCATTCAAATAAAGTATGGTCCTATGGATTTTCAGGTGAGAGAACCTGTCAACCCGCTTTTCGGGGGGATGGAGAAGACAAATCAAATCCTTGAGCTTCAAATCACGCAGGAATACACAGGTCAGCAGATTCATCTGTGCTTTTTAGGAACCCTCTGGAAGGAGATACTGGAATTCGACACGTTTGCTAAGGGTGAGGGTTCTTACGTGAAGAGAATCGTGGATGGAACTCTCTTTGATCGCAAAAACAATGGTTTTGCCGGAGTATCAAATGTTGGCGACAGTGTTAACTGGACGGGTCACGATCTTGCTCAGGCGAATCTCTATGCGTTCGGAAGACTCTCGTGGAATCCCGATGAAGAAATCGAAAGGGTAGTTGAAGAATGGATAAAACTCACTTTCGGTGATGATGAAAAGGTTCTGAAAAATGTTTCATACATGTTGATGAAATCCCACAGAACGTATGAGAAATACACCACTCCGTTCGGGCTTGGATGGATGGTAAATCCCGGTCACCACTACGGTCCAAATCCGGAGGGATACGAATATTCGAAATGGGGCACTTACCACAGAGCCAACTGGGAAGCGATCGGTGTCGATAGAACTTCCAAAGGCACTGGTTACACCCTTCAATACCATTCACCGTGGAAGGAGATATACGATGATATCAACACGTGTCCTGAGGATCTTCTTCTTTTCTTCCACAGGGTGCGATATGATCATCGTTTGAAATCCGGGAAAACACTTCTCCAGACGATGTACGATCTCCACTTTGAAGGAGTTGAGGAAGTAGAAGAATTCATAAAAAAATGGGAGGAACTGAAAGACAGGGTACCATCGGATATTTTTGAGAGAGTGAAAGAGCGTCTTCACATGCAACTCGAGCACGCGAAGGAGTGGTGTGATGTAATCAACACGTACTTTTACAGGAGAACAGGTATCCCTGATGAAAGGGGAAGAAAGATATATCCATGA
- a CDS encoding outer membrane beta-barrel protein has protein sequence MKKFLVILLAVVAVGVFAFSLEELKVSVFGNYNFVISATSTTSDATAANYLDFGIDLTYPVAENMELGLGLGFAYLLGTDATPLFSVDATPSQSALDLFAVFKYSIELDRESRVVIRGFGGPSWPMNKFDFGRFGWVFGIGASYTRDFEGLVVGLGAGVEMRIYEKNNVIAVPVGGNFEINF, from the coding sequence ATGAAAAAGTTTCTTGTGATTCTTCTCGCGGTAGTAGCAGTGGGAGTGTTCGCTTTCTCGTTGGAAGAATTGAAGGTTAGTGTCTTTGGAAATTATAATTTTGTCATTTCTGCGACATCTACAACTTCTGATGCCACGGCCGCTAATTACTTGGATTTTGGTATCGATCTCACGTATCCAGTAGCAGAGAATATGGAGCTGGGTCTTGGACTTGGTTTTGCATATCTCCTCGGTACTGACGCTACTCCTCTTTTCTCTGTTGATGCGACTCCAAGCCAGAGCGCACTCGATCTATTTGCTGTTTTCAAGTATTCCATTGAACTCGACAGAGAATCCAGAGTTGTCATAAGAGGTTTCGGAGGTCCCAGCTGGCCTATGAACAAGTTCGATTTTGGTAGATTCGGTTGGGTCTTTGGTATCGGTGCCAGCTACACAAGAGACTTCGAAGGACTTGTAGTTGGACTCGGTGCCGGTGTTGAAATGAGAATCTACGAGAAAAACAACGTGATCGCAGTCCCCGTAGGAGGAAACTTTGAAATCAATTTCTGA
- the folK gene encoding 2-amino-4-hydroxy-6-hydroxymethyldihydropteridine diphosphokinase translates to MAKVVIALGSNLGDRQKNIEKALEEMNKREIKVEKVSTIIETDPYGYEDQPKFLNAVCIARTSLSPRELLNTLLQIEKSMGRVRTIRWGPRIIDLDIVFYEELVLNEEDLTIPHPDAHNRMFVLEPLCEIAPDLIHPVFGKTVRELLEDLRQRR, encoded by the coding sequence CTGGCAAAGGTTGTAATAGCGCTTGGAAGCAACCTTGGTGACCGACAGAAAAACATAGAGAAAGCCCTTGAGGAGATGAACAAAAGAGAGATAAAGGTGGAAAAAGTATCCACCATAATCGAAACAGATCCCTACGGCTACGAAGATCAACCGAAGTTCCTGAACGCGGTCTGCATTGCACGAACCTCTCTTTCTCCTCGCGAACTACTGAACACACTCCTTCAGATAGAGAAAAGCATGGGAAGGGTGAGAACGATACGGTGGGGACCCAGAATCATCGATCTTGATATCGTATTCTATGAAGAACTTGTTCTTAACGAGGAAGATCTCACAATACCCCATCCCGACGCGCACAACAGAATGTTCGTTTTAGAACCATTGTGTGAGATAGCCCCAGATTTAATCCATCCTGTGTTTGGAAAGACAGTAAGGGAACTACTGGAAGATCTCAGACAACGAAGATAG
- a CDS encoding lipase family alpha/beta hydrolase — protein MRFFLVAIVLLGVSMFGFNIILESTPTLYDVVEYYAGDWCIFRMVYDGTVDPYNPPLLETNATVIGKVIKWQKPEEKLVEIYKEGSSLNLVVIHGMDPREYTGEMTEYKKEIEKVFEEIGERLRINVYLFIYPTLLADPEKSAERFIDFTKNMENIIIFAHSMGGIIAEHIAAKHPENVKGIIFAGTPHLGSPLANVLFTDPDRYEEEFLIDKKTAENLRAALLISYAGFSATYAPGYKYLLWKRKPLDFSTIPFVNLVGTVSLNSVESIPGILLNIMTTSAWDTLGLIGLKLLASSISTMKDDFEETDGMVPYKSASYGGNALVFDADHEDLYKKKDIILEGLSYILFRVLENEVISKKGGL, from the coding sequence ATGAGGTTCTTTCTGGTTGCGATCGTTCTTCTTGGTGTATCAATGTTTGGCTTCAACATCATTCTGGAATCCACACCCACACTCTACGATGTGGTGGAGTACTACGCTGGAGACTGGTGTATATTCAGGATGGTGTACGACGGAACCGTCGATCCATACAACCCTCCCCTTCTCGAAACCAACGCCACGGTCATTGGAAAGGTGATAAAATGGCAAAAACCAGAGGAAAAACTCGTCGAAATATACAAAGAAGGTTCTTCTCTCAATCTCGTAGTGATACACGGAATGGATCCAAGGGAATACACGGGTGAGATGACCGAGTACAAGAAAGAGATTGAGAAGGTGTTCGAGGAAATAGGAGAAAGACTGAGAATAAACGTCTACCTGTTCATCTACCCAACTCTTCTTGCAGATCCGGAAAAGTCAGCCGAAAGATTCATCGATTTCACAAAAAACATGGAAAACATCATCATCTTTGCACACAGCATGGGAGGAATAATAGCGGAACATATCGCTGCCAAGCACCCTGAAAACGTGAAAGGGATAATCTTTGCGGGAACACCTCATTTAGGAAGTCCGCTTGCCAACGTTCTGTTCACTGATCCGGATCGATATGAAGAAGAGTTCCTCATAGACAAAAAGACTGCAGAAAATCTCAGGGCAGCTCTTCTAATATCCTATGCGGGGTTCAGTGCAACGTACGCCCCGGGTTACAAATACCTTCTCTGGAAGAGAAAACCACTGGATTTCTCAACAATTCCCTTTGTGAATCTTGTCGGAACTGTTTCCCTCAACAGTGTAGAAAGTATTCCAGGAATTCTTCTGAACATCATGACAACATCTGCATGGGACACACTGGGATTGATCGGTTTGAAACTTCTCGCAAGTAGCATTTCCACAATGAAAGATGATTTCGAAGAGACGGATGGAATGGTACCGTACAAAAGTGCCTCATACGGAGGAAATGCGCTCGTTTTCGACGCCGACCATGAAGATCTTTACAAAAAGAAAGACATAATCCTTGAGGGGCTCTCATATATTCTTTTTAGGGTACTGGAAAACGAGGTGATTTCAAAGAAGGGGGGATTGTAA
- a CDS encoding FeoA family protein encodes MKLSKLVPGVRARIKRLEVPGELHEKLVGIGFIPGEEIEIVQVAPLGDPLVCKIGNRNITLRKKEADFIEVEVVDEELPLILADDGTYEITRLDVGRRFLLRMKNLGIDPGKKIQISGGRYYIEGREIDLGYGEAAKIWVRRVSDAGEKSHSQK; translated from the coding sequence GTGAAACTTTCAAAACTCGTACCAGGAGTTCGCGCAAGAATAAAAAGACTTGAAGTTCCTGGGGAACTACACGAAAAACTCGTAGGAATAGGATTCATTCCAGGTGAAGAAATAGAAATCGTTCAAGTCGCTCCCCTGGGAGATCCTCTCGTTTGCAAGATTGGGAATAGGAACATCACATTGAGAAAAAAAGAAGCAGATTTCATAGAAGTGGAAGTTGTAGATGAGGAATTACCTCTGATCCTCGCAGATGATGGAACTTATGAGATAACCAGATTAGACGTTGGCAGGAGATTTCTCCTCAGAATGAAGAATCTTGGAATCGATCCAGGCAAGAAAATCCAGATTTCGGGAGGGAGATACTACATAGAAGGAAGAGAAATAGATTTGGGATACGGTGAAGCAGCCAAGATATGGGTGAGGAGGGTTAGTGATGCCGGTGAAAAGTCCCACTCGCAGAAGTGA